AAGTCAACGAGCACGTCCTCGATCGGGAGCGGGGTCGCGTACTTCGTCCGCGACCCCTCGAAGACGCTCGACCCGACGTGGAACATCACGGGAACGTCGAGGTCGGCGGCCGCCGCGTACAGCGGATAGACGTGGTTCTCGTTCGGACTGAAGTACTGGTATGAGGGGTAGAGTTTCAGTCCCCGCATGCCGGCGTCGACGAGTTCCCGCAACCGCCGGACGGGCCGGAACTGCGTGTTCGGGTTGATCGACGCGAACGGAATCAGTCGCTCGCTCCGGTCGGCGTACCGGAGCACGTACTCGTTCGGCACGTCGATGTCGACGCGCGGCGTCTCGTGTGCGAGGACGACCGCGTACTCCAATCCCGCCTCGTCGAGCGCCGCTTCGACTGCACGTTCGGGAATCTCGCCTTCGTCGACGAACGTCTCGTACACTTCCGGGTTGAATCGCTCCATCAGGTCGTGAAT
This genomic window from Halorussus vallis contains:
- a CDS encoding amidohydrolase family protein, encoding MSDVEGLDFHVHVGRPEQFNEQIHDLMERFNPEVYETFVDEGEIPERAVEAALDEAGLEYAVVLAHETPRVDIDVPNEYVLRYADRSERLIPFASINPNTQFRPVRRLRELVDAGMRGLKLYPSYQYFSPNENHVYPLYAAAADLDVPVMFHVGSSVFEGSRTKYATPLPIEDVLVDFPDLTVVMAHGGRPAWYEQAEDLVRRHDNLYLELSGIPPHRLTSKYFPEIGRFEDSVIFGTDYPTTPSTAENLDAIASQDVSDDFVEKITVDNPQRILGR